The window atttaaaagtggtcgtcagtcaactGAATATGACCCTCCaccaggaaggccttcaacttcaactgatggCACCCATGTTCACAAAATCAACGATCTATTGCGTGCAAATCgcaattgactgtcagagaacttgcagaagaggttagcatctcgacTGGATCATGCCATaacaatttgaatgaaaaattgaacattcATCGAGtccagcaaagtttgttccttgtttcatgactgaacagcagaaaaAACATTGAGTGGATATTTGTCTGCAACTTCTTGAACAcgccaatgatgatgaaacatttatACAAAGGATCATAATAGGAGATGGAGATGAAAGCTGAGTTTATGGCTACAAcactgagacaaaagttcaattatcataatggattggcaaaggatctccacgccccaagaaaaCACGTCAGTCTCGAttcaatgtcaaagtgatgctctttGTTTTTtccgattttaatggaattgtgcattttgaattcttgcctcaagatCAAACAGTGAACCATGCATACTATCAAGGTATTTTACAACAGTTACGTGAAAACATCCGCAAAaaagaccagagttgtggcgagacaactcattCCTTCACCATGACGATGCGTCTGCACACTGCTCGAGACAACTCATTCCTTCACTATGACAATGCGTCCGCACACTCtgctttgtcaattcatcagttttatgccaaaaatcagatgactgccCTCCATCAGCCTCCCTACTCACCAGACTTGGCTTggctttttcttatttctgaaattaaaaccAGGATGAAAGGAtgctgttttgagactattgacgttaaagcaaattcgtcacagaTGTTAaaagccatttcaaatgaagcagCACCGCTGGGAAATGTGTGTGAATAGGGAagaggagtactttgaagggggtcaaggaccaataatctgtaaaactattaataaggattaaaaactaaaattcggTTAGTTTATGAACAGAACTCGTAAAGGTAGGTAGTAAAATTCTAGgactaatatatttaataagagcAGTTATTATAAAGTAGTGAatgttaatactgaaaaaaaaaatcaattattaaagaaaattataagtgCACAAGTTACCGATTAAATTTGATAGAACAGTTTGTAACATCGGACGATGCCGTAAAACCCTATCCAACCGTAACTTTGGCCAACAAAGGTAAATGCAATCTTCCTCAGCTGTAATCGTCAcctgaaaacataaataaataataagataattaaacatTAAGGTGGTAAATATCCATTAATTATGCAAACCATGTCTTCAGAAGCCAGACAGCAAAAATGGCTGATACAATGGTGCCTGCTATAAATCCATTCCTACAAAAGGAGTGATTCAAGCTTCTTTGTTAAGtgaattttgcttttaatttattgaaaaatacaacaGCAACTGTCTACTGACTTGAATTCTTTGGAATCATGAAGAAATTATCCATCAGTTGAAAGGACAGCTGATGTCTCTCCTTTGCCGACTCTTGTAGACTGCTCACTACAAGATTCTAGAACTGAAGCATAACAAATCTTGTGACAACTTCATACCAACATTTCAGGATTCCTCAATGACTGCAGAACTGATGGAGAATTTAAGGCCAAAATTAATTAGaagaacttatttaaataatttttctgcagaaagaaaaatattaatgattatcaATCAGCCATTTATGACTTCAAACCAGTGTAAagggatgaaaattttaatatttttccagctGGCTGTGCAAAACAAATTGAGCTCGGTTCTTTCTAACTTCTATTCTCCTTACAGACCTACCGAAGAAAGAGCAACAGGTACGTACAATTGACATTAATAAGTCTTTTAACGCAGCCAAGgaaacataaaaaactattagCAATCATGGCCATAGCTAAATGTACCAAAGTGCCTTCAAACTGATTTAATCCAAAATGGATTCATAATCTTCCAACAAGACAATGATGATTAAAGGTAGATTAAATCATATGATAAAGTGACATTATCCGATATAGGAGGAATTGCTACTCCTAGTAGTAATTTGAATGCCCCATAATAGTTTGTGCCATCCATTTCTGAAGATGAAGGTTAACATTTCACTTTCATTACCAAAGAAATCACTGATTGGCTCAGGCAGGTGAACAGTCATGAGAAGTAAAATTATGCAAGAGGAGCCCTGCTAACCCAATGCTTTAAATTCATTATGCAGCATTCTCAAATTAAAGGCAATAAATTTGCAGATTTGTCTTACAGAGACCAGGAACAGAAGAAACTGCAAGAATTCAAGAGCTTCAGCTACATCCAGAAATAATCAATAAACCACTCAGAGGATAGAGCACTCAAAGCTACAAACTTTCATAACAGAAGCAATCATCAATTGTATAGGAACATAGTTACCTGATAATCTGTTCTCCAATGTTGACTAACATATcaaattgttgttaaaattttgtattttaacaacCTAGTAAGTAATCTATTGTTACAATTAATAAGATGGAATACCTGGAATAATTCATCACTGGTTTCATGGCTGGCTTCCCATTCCGGTGAATCAATGAACTGGTGGCTGTTTATATAATGCAAATGCATATTGTCACACGTTACCCTCATCCTGCAAAATAAATATGcaagttttaagattttaagtGATTTAGAATCTCTGACAGTAaagtatattacataaaaaaatagcaaatatactaaatttattttagatacaatttcttaattttaaactaaaaaaattgtgatattcataaaattgttgctaaatatttctttaaattaatttaaagaaacaattctttaaatatggaCTATGCTGCAGAATGAGAATTATCTTGAGTGTCATCCAGACACCAATTGTTACCTTTGTAATATTCACCTGAACCTACTAGTAAAAGATTATACAGTGAGATTTGTTGGGTGATTGCTATTTGTGCAAAAAATTCTGGAATACTGCATAATAGAATTTGTAATGCATTCCATCAAATAAATACAAAGTGACCTTTAGTGTCTGACTAACAAACAgtcagttttctttattataattcacTTGATGTAGAAATTTAGAGGAAGCAATGATATCAATTTTGCTAGAAGTTGTACACCCACACAAAGAAGTATACACATGCAAATATTGCTAACCTCTGATTACAggtaatagaattataattaaactaatgaaCTTAAACTATACTGGTCGACAATTTatgtcaacaaaatttttttaagtactccaataggtgtacttaatgcagtttgtAATCCTGTTTTCAGATATATTTGGAATTTCTTCATCACCCACAGTATTTTTCCACATATCTGTTGTAAATTGTGTTCTAGatttctcactgcatggaaatacaccacatgccatttgctaccCCCCCCCCCGCCCCGTGATTTAGAAGGAatccaaagatcactcttctgactgctACTTCTGCTTAACagacattaaagggattacatcaaaatcaaaacatacagtggtgtaccctaacttgcaatctgcaatgagaccagttctaCTCTGCAAAGAATTGCCCATAGCTTTGCTATGGGCAATCTatacattagatgaagagagagCTCAGGGTCTGATGAaagtaaggaaaaaaagaaacagattctggtgatacaacttttgaacaaagcagttcatctgagcctcatttactgactcaagaagaTCTTAatgatctcatacgagatttaaagttatccaaaaaacagtctgaaatgcttacTTCCCATCTAAAAGAaaggaatcttcttcaaaagaatacagaagaatttatcgtaatcatcattctgaatttaaagactatttttctgaagaaaatggcttagtgttttgtaatgaaatttcttctcttatggagacactttgtaatgaacataatgcaacagaatggtgcttgttcattgatttctctaaagttagtttaaaagctgtgtttctgcataatggcaataaattcccatcactgcttgtggctcactctgctagtatgaaacaaacatatgaaaactttaaattttcattgaaaaaacttcaatatgccatgtatgaatggaatatttgtggtgatttgaaggtaattgcaatTACTCTTGGTTATACAAAGTACTgctgttttttgtgtgaatgtgaTAGGAACAGAAAAagccatttcattagaaaaatatgcCCTAAAtgtgaatcactcattcctgaaaagaaaaatgtgaaacatgacccaatgtgtaatcctaaaaatgtgtatctacctccgttataccaaactaggattaatgaagaatttcatcaaggcCATGGGTAATACTcttggtttcatgtacttaaaacagaagtttcctaaagtTACTGATGCAAATAtttaagaaggaatatttgtgggtctacaaatacgatcactaatgcatgatgaaaagtttgaggaactattgaatccactggaggaagcagcttggcaagcattcaaaaatgttactcagagttttttagggaaatcgaaaggcggaaaattactgtgatattgtcagcaatcttataacatcttataaaaatttgagttgtccttaaaagtacaattcctgcactcgcacctagatttcttcccggaaaatcttgacACAGTGAGCAATGAGCAAGGGGAACATTTTCATCAAGAGATTTCAGCTATacaaaagaggtatcaaggcaaaaaTAGAATCCTTATATGCTGGCTGTATATTGTtagaccatcaagagggatgctccacagaaaatatagcagaaaattgtcgtttcttactttctaggtgagtcaaatgattgaatattgtctagttaagaatgcagaaagtattaaaatgtttgaaattataaatgcctgtctctcggaaaccttgcgtgatggggaaaatccgatatcatatttgaattcagaatcagtcacatatttttcttcctgagacaaaaatattcttttttgtatcccggtgttataaaatcaaaatttaaattcagcatcttaattaagttaagttaaatgTAGACTTTAAATCATAACAAAGTGTGGCATTAatatgatacaattttaaacaaaataaaaatatttttataatgcattattttaacaaatttaattattgaattcaaactacataaaataaaaattacaaattatgaaagatatattattaaagcAGACTGGattattacatgactgcccaaaaaggaatgtaatgtatttagggtgaacGAATGTTTTTGTTCCACTATAGCATCTCAAAGGCTGAAATGATTTtgatgtatgaccccgcattgaaatccttatgttaccgggagtgtcataggttttatatatatatatacacagtgtttctaaaatggtgggctgtttatactttttcagattctacttgttatttttatataaaaatttatatctcaagttcagatgtaggaattacattaatatttgataagcgtcttggtaataaagttttaaaattagcaaaaaatcaggacataAATACcattgcaaattacaaaatagtggtcatgtttatttttcaatctgttatatctccataaatataactttcatcaaaatattgttatttgctaaaatattaagccttttattttgaacaaaatgtcattttatttttttaaatctgttaaaaaatagccgagttatggtagaaaattgatgtaattttatatctcttttcatgtcctccactatatgttcaattcgattaaatattagtttgtttttttttaatttattctagtattgtaaattagtcacaaattaagtaattaactttttacaataattgacctaataattaaaaaaaataaaacaattaactgtTATAATCTTGTGTTAATTGTTGTAGAAGATTAGGttcctttttttcaaataaacagtCAACAATTGTTAAACATTATGATATATTCAAAgcgtccaccattagaaattacacaagtttccagtctttttctgagagattgtcttaaccgttcaaaaattccaggagtattcataatttcttgaaacccattttggatcctttgctGAAGATCCTCAATGCTGAGTATGAATAAAGTTGAATAAACActatgtttcaaatggccccatatatagaagtcaagagggtttaagtcagttGATTGGCACTGGCCCTCTgtggcctatccatttttcatggaaagttttcatgcaggaaatctgacaccaactgactgaaatgtgctggagctccattgtggtgaaaccacatatttcctcttaattatacaggtaggtcttccaaaaaatttgaaaaattttcagtcaaatagcaagataattttcttccATTAATTGATTTGGTACAATGAAGGACTCAAAAGATAGGTATTAAAAATACCTCcccatatgttcagggaaaatttTTGTTGATGACTGCAATataccatgaggattcttgtcACTCCAGATATGCTGGTTGTGATATTTTTGAGCatcattcctgttgaaagaagcttcatttttacattgttaacatgatcagaaGTAATAGtaactgtgtaaaattattcaaaagtgaaaaattaatatcaattgttttattattatttaatattaaattttattgtgagaaaattatttcttaatttgatactaatttacaatattagaattaacaatgaataaaaataattaatatttaatcaaattgaacgtaaagtggaggagatgaaaacagatacaaaattacaacatcaattttctcccataactcggctattttttaatagatttaaaaaagtaaaatgtcatttcgttaaaaataaaagacttaatattttagcatataacatgcattttgataaaagtatatttatggagatataacggattgaaaaataaacatggctcccattttgtaatttgtgaaggtatttaagtcctgatttttttgccaattttttaaactttattaccaacacgcttaccaaatattaatgtaattcctacatccgaacttgagatataaatttttatataaaaataacataatggtGGACAGGGGGAGAAAGGAGgggaaattaccatttttcctaaggatattttatgtttagttttacaagtagaatccgaaaaagtatagctagcccaccattttagatacacctgtatatatatatatagtagtgcagatttgccagttgaagcacaaactttaatgaactgaattattgAACTGTGAGCCTTTgttactgtgtgagctgggtttgaaatgaatgattcgaaccaatcgaatgaataatattacgaaatatttaaattaaatttacgtaaaataaaatataaaataatattaaataaatttaaaatatttctgtttaataaaaatgtttgtttaataacaACGGGCTTCCCGTGGTGACTACGTGTTAGACTAGAGTGGTTAGTGATGCGAGCGCCCCGTGTAAGGGGCGCGAGCGCTCTTGTAATATCTCTGTAAACAaacttccgattttcaaaattcaaacggggtatttgctagaatcataaaaaatcacacgatggaaccaaactagaacaaaaagaacaatgtttttttcggcaatcgtgttttttaatttttaataattattacttgttttttaaattattaatttaaacagtaaCTCAAGTTATTCACATACAATACGGAAAACCTTATTGTTTTTCCACTGTAATgctaattcatgaaataaaaaatttctcctACAGGTTCACTTTTTTAgaagtttctttttattgttgattattttaatattattaagacatttttgttctattaaaatttgtaatgttttgtttttaaattaaagtcgtattttttaaaattgtatttgtgttctattaattttattcacgtcaattttctgagaattaaattgttcaaatttttttttaattttattttttgtctgcaacttaacattgaaaaacaaaagagTTTTTCCGACTACAGTTTTATTTGAACCATGCTGTAATTTTCTCGGAGACTACAAGAGGGACAATTCTGAAagctattttatacaatttttgaagtcaaaaaacatataaatccATCAAATTTTCTCCTTAAATTGTATCCCAAAAATTTTGGTTTGGCTTTATTTAAATGACATCAGGAAGAAATATTTTGCTTGCAATAACAAAGACACAAAGCGTTACCGAACGTTTGTTGAtaggaattttgttaattatagcTTGACTGACATCACATCTACATTTGATTGGCATAGCGCTCTTATAAACACCAACGTTCACATTAAGGAAAAATTCgattaattttacttcaaatgaAGGAAAAATGTGAATTATCAGCTTGCGTCGAATAAAATGAAGAACTTGTTTTTTTCATCTTAAGTATTTAATAACActgcttataatatttttatttttgaatttacggTTATACCATATTTCGGACACGTCTTTGTCCTTCTTTACGGTTTtaaacatggaaaaataaatactaaacagATAACGAGataaacgataaaataataaaatatcaaaataatagaaaacttaatttaatgaaaagtgaaaattttagaaataaacaaacataattaaatattaatatccctattgctaaaaaaaaaaaaaaaaaatagtattaaaaatacgttatatttattataacaataaaggaaaataataatgtttaatgtacAATAGACGAACAGCTGCAATAGACGATTGCAACTCGTCTGTACTTGTACTGTAACCGTATCACCTGTTGAGTCAACTGGCGGTTTAGCTgttaattcacatttttttccGCTTGCAATGTTATCCTTGGTCGCGCTGTTTTTTAATGTCTCAAATCAGTTTCCGAAGTGCTGCTAATTTTGAATcgcttgaatatttatttttgttttgataaatggCTTTATGTATTTCAtagacagaaaacaaaaaaaccatcgatttgtttttttttacgatagCAAAGACGCTAGTTGAATGCAAGTACTACAATGTAATGAAATTGTCATACTTACTTTCCTTTCAGTAGTATGGAGAGTCGTTCGTCTGCTGGGGTCGATTCTTCGATGGCGTAATTTTCTCCTCGAGCCAAGTGGCACATGCTGGCTTCTCTAGCGAGCTCCTTGAAGTGTTTTTTGGTCACTCTCAAGGGTTTGAACAGCCGGACGTACAGCTCCGTCAATTCGACCGATAACGCGGGAGGAAGAAATCTGCACGTAAGTATCACCGAATGTATGAGATTAGTCAACGATAACACGACGTTCCACGCGAATATATCGGGGCTGCATATATGTACGCCGGCCCAAATTGCCGAAACCAGAAACCCGATGCACAGTAATGTCCTCAATAAAAGAATGCTCGGTTTAAAACTGCGCGGCATACAAAAAGCGGCCGCAAAGCATATGTTCGATAACTGATAAAGATTATGTTGGGCCGGCTCCCATTCGCCGCAGGCTCTTCCGCTGCCGCCGACGTCGCCCACGATCGCCGCTTCTTCGTCTTCTGCCGCACCGCCGGTCACCACTACCGTCCTGTTGTCCACGGCAGTCACCGCGTTGATGGCGGAACCGGGGCCGTCCCCCCATACCGCATCGCCCAGCGTTGTCGTATTGAACACCACCGTTTGGTTTCCGATCAAATGATCAtccattttaacaaaaactacGACGACTGTCACTCGCACTCGCACTAGCACTAGTGACGTCTTCTGCTGCTGCTGTCTGGTACGACTACTACGTCGACATGAAGCAATCCCCATCACCAGCACAGCTATCATCCTACGCCGAATGCCACCGCCTGTCGACTATACGCACACACTatcacgcacgcacgcacactaATCGGACACGTATAATCACCGGCCCTGCAacaaaaaatgggaaaataattaaatcgattacattttatttataaatgtcgaTACAATATAAAAATCGGATTACGATTAGaaatcgaattaatttttttctttttttatctttaatgcgCAAATACGGGATCATACTCACCGTTTATCAAAGATTCGCCTGCGGTATACGTCCAGTCTCTATTCCTACtttactgataataatatttCGTGATTTGAAGACATGGCGATCTTCCTGCAAAACTactactttaaaatgttatagcAACCTCTGTATAATTTTATGCATTCGCTTTTTAAAAgctgttcttttctttatttatatgtgtataatactctttataaataaaatttatttaaaaatataacatctgtttttaaaggaaaaaatctcatgtggacaccataccacttccttgtacgcctattaaattacatatacacatctttcgctgtacttcatttaaacttatttcacttgaaagggagatacgatccttcaattctttaataaagtggacagttacacaattacattaAGGTGGACACCACATCGTATCGCATTTTTTTGTGTTGACcgtgtacatattttatattagtttatttattaattttgattcgtGTAGCTTAAGTAGTTATATggttaagtgagaacgtgtcggatccgtaaccggacacacattggttcgaatcgacttcatttccttttttttaaatttaaatatattgatttattaataattattaacctctgtaaaaatgtttgaattaaaatgaaaaatacataaaattttatttcagttaacttctgattttttcatatatatatatatatatatatattttttttttttttttttttttttattgctattattgagctattatttatggtaaaaatgtttttataatcagaggttaataatttttaataaatcagtatatttaaagttaaaaaaaaaatgtatataaagtcggatttgaaccgatatgccttcctcttaaaatccaaatatttcattaattaaattattttttggctgtaactctggaaccaatgaaaataaataccacttatgatatatcgttgaaaagatcgcaatgagggcttattactgcagttaacaaaaaatccaatttttttggattttgagcttttttggacactttagatacagtcgattgcaatcaaaaggggaggtgcacaagatGTTACAaaactcctaaatccaaaattccaacaacctgaggctaatcgtttttgagttatgcaagatacgtacgtacgtacagatgtcatgccgaatctagtcaaaattgatatttccgttgaaatctgaaaactgaaattttttgccatcacaatacttcctttacttcgtacaaggaagtaaaaatagtggaattgttttttgttgtaagacaatatctaatttaaatctattacgTATAGTAATATGAGAATCCTAAGCAGACGACTGtacttaattataattgaaactaaatattaaattttactgaattattagaaaaaaatttaattgatttctgagaataaaagtaaaatatacaaacagaaaaCTGTATTaactttatatacaaaatataaatatccaaACTGTAATCAGCCTACTGAAATCTTATATGTTCACCCTGTTCTCTAAAATTAATCTAGAATCTGGTTCAGcttttctcaatattctgcaAACGATGACCAAAATAATTCTGACAGTCATCTAATTTCTTTAAGCCCTTAAAAAGATGGCATCATCTGAGTTACACTAGGTTGTCAGGAAATgaaatgatgattatttttttaaagaacgttTATAACTCCTAATTTCCTTGTATTAAAACTTTGCTAACAAGTGATGcgataaatgaattataatttattggaaaCGAATCGAacgatttctaaaaaaacaaatttttaaacggaGTAAATTCTGTACaccttgttttttaattaactgctGTTAActtcccaaaaaaaataaataaaaaatattatgaagattaTTCTACGGAGTAATTCAGAaggagaaaaaaacatttaaaataacaaataaatgaattttaaccgATGAGTTACGAGATTTTAAAATCACGCTTCATATTTCGTTTCAAGGTATATCGTATTCGATAAAAGGATAACGGAGCGGATCTTTATCTTCTGACAACAGAATCCATTATAATCTTACATGCCAAGGAATGTTTACAACATAAGACTAATTGAGTGAACATGTAGTGCACAACGTATACCGTAAGTCGCTTAAGAACACATCAAATACATTCAAGTTAATttcatgaattatatttattgtattacaatCTTTGTTTCCGGTTTAATGGAACATTGATGGTATGCGATTCACCTACAATAAATTTTAGAACTAAAAGAATAATAGGATTTTAATTACAAAGGTATTAATTTTTAGGTCgtgcaatagtaataataatttttttttttgttgtcaccTCTCCTTTtcattgtaatcgactgaaccaagagcgtccaaaaaagcccaaaatccaaagattttggatttttgactttttcttaactgcagtaataagtcctgaatgagagcctttcaacggtatatcataagtggtacttattttaattggttctatagttatagccaagtaaaagtttaattaatgaaatatatggatcttacaaggggaaggcacatcggttcgaatcagacttcatctccttttt of the Lycorma delicatula isolate Av1 chromosome 10, ASM4794821v1, whole genome shotgun sequence genome contains:
- the LOC142331341 gene encoding popeye domain-containing protein 1-like translates to MIAVLVMGIASCRRSSRTRQQQQKTSLVLVRVRVTVVVVFVKMDDHLIGNQTVVFNTTTLGDAVWGDGPGSAINAVTAVDNRTVVVTGGAAEDEEAAIVGDVGGSGRACGEWEPAQHNLYQLSNICFAAAFCMPRSFKPSILLLRTLLCIGFLVSAIWAGVHICSPDIFAWNVVLSLTNLIHSVILTCRFLPPALSVELTELYVRLFKPLRVTKKHFKELAREASMCHLARGENYAIEESTPADERLSILLKGKMRVTCDNMHLHYINSHQFIDSPEWEASHETSDELFQVTITAEEDCIYLCWPKLRLDRVLRHRPMLQTVLSNLIGKDITQKLYSLNEQLGNSIIANELSKASHMSDHWRHVMTRSLSVDAVDTGTRGHVRSIAWKTSQKDERRNSDTESPSRGQQCWIPVVANHFPPTSPFAASTQQTISSHTSYAPPPPPCLPSAASAAAVTATSQQPPVALIPVIVPVIAPPPANTGPARLSRPRTREVKFDESKV